The following coding sequences are from one Gemmatimonadota bacterium window:
- a CDS encoding CDP-alcohol phosphatidyltransferase family protein: MADPVAPPPLRRGFALADAITLVRIPLAIAFPILGGTTERLALLGLAAATDLGDGVVARRYGGSRIGAVLDPIVDKLFMAAAFGTVLWSGDLAWWEVTALLMRDIVLSVAFFITLATGRGTAVPARFGGKVVTLLQLLTLLAFILKSSYFLRPLAWATAAVALYAIYDYNQPFFRKLNAND; encoded by the coding sequence ATGGCCGATCCTGTTGCCCCCCCACCACTCCGCCGCGGCTTCGCGCTGGCCGATGCGATCACCCTGGTCCGCATTCCGCTCGCGATCGCCTTCCCGATCCTCGGGGGGACGACCGAGCGGCTGGCATTGCTTGGGCTGGCCGCCGCCACCGACCTCGGCGACGGCGTGGTCGCGCGGCGCTACGGCGGGTCACGCATCGGGGCGGTGCTCGACCCGATCGTCGACAAGCTCTTCATGGCGGCGGCATTCGGGACGGTGCTCTGGAGTGGCGACCTGGCGTGGTGGGAAGTCACCGCGCTGTTGATGCGCGACATCGTCCTCTCGGTGGCCTTCTTCATCACGCTGGCGACGGGGCGAGGCACCGCGGTGCCGGCACGTTTCGGCGGCAAGGTGGTCACCCTGTTGCAGTTGTTGACCCTCCTCGCCTTCATTCTCAAGTCGTCGTACTTCCTGCGCCCGTTGGCGTGGGCCACGGCGGCGGTGGCACTGTACGCCATTTACGACTACAACCAGCCCTTCTTCAGGAAGCTGAACGCCAATGACTGA
- a CDS encoding insulinase family protein, translating into MSAHPTDGVRREVLPNGVTLLVQRRRAAPAAALATHVRAGFLDEPDEVQGISHVLEHMLFKGTPTLGPGELARRTKALGGSLNAYTSYDRTVYYASVPARHAVEAMALQADQVRNPLFDADELRRELGVIIQEAKRKLDTPGAVTGETLHELLYDHHRIRRWRIGYEAVLEGFRREQVAAYHRSRYIPSRTIVSVVADLDEDEMLAALRANWGDWSLPADPFDVGPTESGPATPGVRLLRGDVAMADLALGWRGVGPLDPQVPALDVLGTILTGGRASRLARLLREPGLVAGVGAGHYGTTDADRQTPAGVFVVGLELEPSRMREALGIVAATIRAVRDAGPDADELARAQTLLRVRLQRRLERYEARATALADAEAEGDLTRLDREEAEIMAVTAAQVRDAAAQWVDPSAASAVAYYPTASSEAFDLDLLTDAMRAPARAMPAMAVPSALVPVPRAPVAGTRRREQGVLHVALPGLDLLVARHGDVPQVGLNVYRPRAAVRDPALAGLDALGFRALMRGTTRLDAGQLAVAIEALGGVLSPSVGADVLSLGTTVLAEQVGAAARLLVEVLTTPRLDDASVTIERDLMLDDARSVADDMVRFPFQLVLGHAFGDVGYGAPTLGSPESLDAFTPARVRQWHADFASSGPITVVAVGNQEPEALADLLVDAFAPLVSSAFPAGVRPLVEVEPILPGLRTASRDRQQSALAMLFPGPNRGDPTRHAAEVWGAIAGGLGGRLFESLRSARSLAYTVMASSWQRRRAGGLLTYIAMAPERLDEAREAMLEELAAFRAEPPTADELHRATAMLAGQEEVARQSAGAVAGEIADAWLLGEGLAELADPAAPYRAVTREAVHAVAAAFDPATRAEGVVAPERPE; encoded by the coding sequence GTGAGCGCGCACCCTACCGACGGCGTTCGGCGCGAGGTCCTGCCCAACGGAGTGACGCTGCTGGTGCAGCGCCGCCGTGCCGCGCCGGCCGCCGCCCTCGCCACCCACGTCCGCGCCGGTTTCCTCGATGAGCCCGACGAGGTGCAGGGGATCTCTCACGTCCTCGAGCACATGCTCTTCAAGGGGACACCGACGCTCGGCCCCGGTGAATTGGCGCGGCGCACCAAGGCGCTTGGCGGCTCGCTGAACGCCTACACCTCGTACGATCGCACCGTCTACTACGCCTCGGTTCCCGCACGCCACGCCGTCGAGGCGATGGCATTGCAGGCCGATCAGGTGCGCAATCCGCTCTTCGATGCCGACGAGTTGCGCCGCGAACTCGGCGTGATCATCCAGGAAGCGAAGCGGAAGCTCGACACGCCCGGTGCCGTGACCGGCGAGACGCTGCACGAGCTGTTGTACGACCATCACCGGATCCGTCGCTGGCGCATCGGCTACGAGGCCGTCCTCGAGGGCTTTCGCCGCGAGCAGGTCGCCGCGTATCACCGGTCGCGCTACATCCCGTCGCGCACCATCGTCTCGGTGGTCGCCGACCTCGACGAAGACGAGATGCTGGCGGCGCTGCGCGCCAACTGGGGCGACTGGTCCCTCCCCGCCGATCCGTTCGACGTCGGCCCGACCGAGAGCGGGCCCGCGACGCCTGGCGTCCGGCTGCTGCGCGGTGATGTGGCGATGGCCGATCTGGCACTCGGGTGGCGCGGGGTCGGCCCGCTCGATCCGCAGGTCCCGGCGCTCGATGTCCTCGGCACCATCCTCACCGGCGGCCGCGCGTCGCGATTGGCGCGCCTGCTGCGCGAGCCGGGGCTGGTGGCGGGTGTTGGTGCAGGGCACTACGGCACCACCGACGCCGATCGGCAGACCCCGGCGGGCGTCTTCGTCGTGGGCCTCGAGCTCGAGCCGAGCCGGATGCGCGAGGCGCTCGGCATCGTCGCCGCGACGATCCGCGCGGTGCGCGACGCTGGCCCCGACGCCGATGAGCTGGCGCGCGCGCAGACGCTGTTGCGCGTGCGGCTCCAGCGCCGGCTTGAGCGCTACGAGGCACGCGCCACCGCGCTCGCCGACGCCGAGGCCGAAGGCGACCTGACGCGACTGGATCGTGAGGAAGCCGAGATCATGGCGGTCACGGCGGCGCAGGTGCGCGACGCGGCGGCGCAGTGGGTCGACCCCAGTGCGGCATCGGCGGTGGCCTACTATCCGACCGCGAGCAGCGAGGCGTTCGACCTCGACCTGCTGACCGATGCGATGCGAGCTCCTGCCCGCGCCATGCCGGCGATGGCAGTGCCGAGCGCGCTCGTGCCGGTGCCGCGCGCACCGGTCGCGGGCACGCGGCGGCGCGAGCAGGGCGTGCTCCACGTGGCGTTGCCGGGGCTCGACCTGTTGGTGGCCAGGCACGGCGATGTCCCGCAGGTCGGCCTCAACGTCTACCGCCCGCGCGCCGCGGTTCGCGATCCGGCGCTCGCCGGCCTCGATGCCCTCGGCTTCCGGGCGTTGATGCGCGGCACCACGCGGCTCGATGCAGGGCAGTTGGCAGTGGCGATCGAGGCGCTCGGCGGGGTGCTCTCGCCGTCGGTCGGCGCCGATGTCCTCTCGCTCGGCACGACGGTGCTGGCGGAGCAGGTTGGCGCGGCCGCACGGCTGCTGGTCGAGGTGCTGACGACACCGCGTCTCGACGACGCGAGTGTCACCATCGAGCGCGATCTCATGCTCGACGACGCGCGGTCCGTCGCCGATGACATGGTGCGCTTCCCGTTCCAGTTGGTGCTCGGGCATGCCTTCGGCGATGTCGGCTACGGCGCCCCGACCCTCGGCAGCCCGGAGTCGCTCGACGCCTTCACGCCGGCGCGGGTGCGGCAGTGGCATGCCGACTTCGCATCGAGCGGCCCGATCACCGTCGTGGCCGTGGGCAATCAGGAGCCGGAGGCATTGGCCGACCTGCTCGTCGACGCCTTCGCGCCGCTCGTGTCGAGTGCGTTTCCCGCCGGCGTGCGGCCGCTCGTTGAGGTGGAGCCAATCCTCCCCGGCCTGCGCACGGCCAGCCGGGATCGGCAGCAATCGGCACTCGCGATGCTCTTTCCGGGACCGAATCGGGGCGACCCGACGCGGCACGCCGCCGAGGTGTGGGGCGCGATCGCGGGCGGGCTCGGCGGGCGGCTCTTCGAATCGCTGCGGAGCGCGCGGTCGCTGGCGTACACCGTGATGGCGTCGTCATGGCAGCGGCGGCGGGCGGGTGGGCTGCTCACCTACATCGCCATGGCCCCGGAACGGCTCGACGAGGCGCGCGAGGCGATGCTCGAGGAGCTGGCGGCCTTCCGCGCCGAGCCGCCCACGGCCGATGAACTCCATCGCGCCACGGCGATGCTGGCCGGGCAGGAGGAGGTCGCGAGGCAGTCGGCCGGCGCGGTGGCTGGTGAGATCGCGGATGCCTGGCTGTTGGGCGAGGGGCTGGCCGAGCTGGCCGATCCGGCGGCGCCGTACCGGGCGGTCACCCGCGAGGCGGTCCATGCCGTGGCGGCCGCCTTCGATCCGGCCACTCGGGCCGAGGGCGTCGTCGCGCCGGAGCGACCGGAGTAG
- a CDS encoding ABC transporter ATP-binding protein, with protein sequence MIRFESVSKSYTALVSRKRVDALAEFTLEMARGEVVGIAGPNGAGKSTMISLLMGFLHPTSGRITIDGAAPRPWVEQHGVGYLTELVNLPPRWKVPTTVRRMATLSGVAADAVATESAAMMTRLGLDEHAGKRIKQLSKGNLQRVGLGQALIGDFELVVLDEPTHGLDPLWTQRFRDVVRALRRPDRLVLIASHNLDELEMLADRVAILDHGRLQRVVGHSTEERSEQLAWRLVLEGTVDVTAVLPTATPVAGRTGTWRCLASRRELSTALATLLANGAVLVECVPEEGRLESAFREAVQR encoded by the coding sequence GTGATTCGATTCGAGTCGGTCTCCAAGTCCTACACCGCCCTCGTCTCCCGCAAGCGGGTCGATGCGCTGGCGGAGTTCACGCTGGAAATGGCGCGCGGCGAGGTGGTGGGGATCGCCGGCCCGAACGGGGCGGGGAAGTCCACCATGATCTCGCTGTTGATGGGGTTCCTGCACCCGACGTCGGGGCGGATCACCATTGACGGCGCCGCGCCGCGTCCCTGGGTGGAGCAGCACGGCGTGGGGTACCTGACCGAATTGGTGAACCTCCCGCCACGGTGGAAGGTGCCGACGACGGTGCGCCGCATGGCGACCCTTTCCGGCGTGGCGGCCGATGCCGTGGCCACCGAAAGCGCCGCGATGATGACGCGCCTCGGGCTCGACGAGCACGCCGGGAAGCGGATCAAGCAGCTCTCCAAGGGGAACCTGCAGCGCGTCGGCCTCGGACAGGCACTCATCGGTGACTTCGAGCTGGTCGTGCTCGACGAGCCGACGCACGGCCTCGATCCCCTCTGGACCCAGCGCTTCCGTGACGTGGTCCGCGCGTTGCGCCGCCCCGATCGGCTGGTGCTGATTGCCTCGCACAATCTCGACGAGCTCGAGATGCTGGCCGACCGGGTCGCGATCCTCGACCACGGCCGACTGCAGCGCGTCGTCGGCCACTCGACCGAAGAGCGCTCGGAGCAGTTGGCCTGGCGGCTGGTGCTCGAAGGGACCGTCGACGTTACCGCGGTGCTCCCGACCGCGACGCCGGTCGCCGGCCGCACCGGGACCTGGCGCTGCCTGGCCTCGCGCCGCGAATTGAGCACGGCGCTGGCCACGCTCCTGGCCAACGGCGCCGTGCTGGTGGAGTGCGTGCCCGAAGAAGGGCGCCTCGAATCGGCCTTCCGCGAGGCGGTGCAGCGATGA
- a CDS encoding tetratricopeptide repeat protein: protein MEPFLSSDEYDEQAHQLYNEARYDDALTLLRDGITRYPQAVELHVGVGYAQLAREEYAWARQAFEHALLLDPEQEDALAGLGETLLVIGHIAAALRAFEQVVALGFDDDHELMLQIGRALFREGYFVEARRTFERVHFHHPESPEIAASLGYTSHRLGMDADAYYWLRRALELESSFAEPRIYLANILYDRGEVTAAMLHFARTTPDDHFDDLGIWRVIELLKTARQVGDDDSEVAEWLERLAELGSEGTPEDMILAEIEGMQPDGTPRDPTQLELFGTLMRDIPGMQRRPAIDGMTGGHVIETLGGLALRGSWDELLLQLQAVEGAWADGTITEFMQAYARRGAAETGVRIPITTAEAFLRGSAEAGVIRIVE from the coding sequence ATGGAGCCCTTCCTCAGCTCCGATGAGTACGACGAACAGGCCCACCAACTGTACAACGAAGCCCGCTACGACGACGCCCTCACGCTCCTGCGTGACGGGATCACCCGCTACCCTCAAGCCGTCGAATTGCACGTCGGCGTCGGTTACGCCCAGCTCGCCCGCGAGGAGTACGCGTGGGCCCGGCAGGCGTTCGAGCATGCCCTGCTGCTCGACCCCGAACAGGAAGATGCCCTCGCCGGCCTCGGCGAGACGCTGCTGGTGATCGGTCACATCGCGGCGGCGCTGCGCGCCTTCGAGCAGGTCGTCGCGCTCGGCTTCGACGACGACCACGAACTGATGCTGCAGATCGGCCGCGCGCTCTTTCGCGAGGGCTACTTCGTCGAGGCCAGGCGCACCTTCGAGCGGGTCCATTTCCACCATCCCGAGTCGCCGGAGATCGCCGCCTCCCTCGGCTACACCTCGCATCGCCTCGGGATGGATGCCGACGCCTATTACTGGCTGCGCCGCGCCCTCGAACTCGAATCGTCGTTCGCCGAACCGCGGATCTATCTCGCCAACATTCTCTACGACCGGGGCGAAGTCACCGCCGCGATGTTGCACTTCGCGCGCACGACGCCCGACGATCACTTCGACGACCTCGGTATCTGGCGCGTGATCGAGTTGCTCAAGACCGCACGGCAAGTGGGCGACGACGACTCCGAAGTGGCGGAGTGGCTCGAGCGCCTCGCCGAGCTGGGCAGTGAAGGCACGCCGGAGGACATGATCCTCGCCGAGATCGAGGGGATGCAGCCGGACGGCACCCCACGCGATCCGACCCAGCTCGAGCTCTTCGGCACCTTGATGCGCGACATCCCCGGGATGCAGCGCCGCCCGGCGATCGACGGCATGACCGGTGGCCACGTGATCGAGACGCTCGGCGGCCTGGCGCTGCGCGGCAGCTGGGATGAGCTCCTGCTGCAGTTGCAGGCGGTCGAGGGCGCCTGGGCCGATGGCACGATCACCGAGTTCATGCAGGCCTACGCCCGTCGGGGGGCCGCCGAGACCGGCGTGCGCATCCCGATCACCACGGCCGAGGCCTTCCTGCGCGGATCGGCCGAGGCAGGCGTCATTCGGATCGTGGAGTGA